From Callospermophilus lateralis isolate mCalLat2 chromosome 5, mCalLat2.hap1, whole genome shotgun sequence, a single genomic window includes:
- the Ankrd34b gene encoding ankyrin repeat domain-containing protein 34B → MDEGTEISSDGNSLIKAVHQSRLRLTRLLLEGGAYINESNDRGETPLMIACKTKHVDHQSVSKAKMVKYLLENSADPNIQDKSGKTALMHACLEKAGPEVVSLLLKSGADLSLQDHSGYSALVYAINAEDRETLKVLLSACKAKGKEVIIITTAKSPSGRHTTKQYLNVPPADIDGCHSPATCTTPSEIDIKTASSQLSHFSETELTLFGFKDGEACGSSDDTWEPGSPVRKPAVSPNGPKLSQGPAWIKSTPLLKHQNRVASLQEEFLDITPEEEFSSKTNGLALSKRFITRHQSIDVKDTAHLLRTFDQAGSRKMSYDEINYQSLFPDGNQPCAEIPVDQDPDPNQTIFTSTLRSIVQKRNSGANHYSSDSQLSEGLIPPTLEDGKAFTGKKKILSPSPSLLSGSKELSETIPPGPLSRRNHAVLERRGSGAFPLDHNIMQTRPGFLPPLNVNPHPPISDINVNNRICSLLSCGQKVLMPTVPIFPKELKSKKMLLRRQSLQTEQIKQLVNF, encoded by the coding sequence ATGGATGAAGGTACAGAAATTTCAAGTGATGGAAATTCCTTGATCAAAGCAGTCCATCAGAGCCGACTTCGCCTCACAAGACTTTTGCTAGAAGGTGGTGCCTACATCAATGAGAGCAATGACCGCGGGGAAACGCCTTTAATGATTGCTTGTAAGACCAAACATGTCGATCACCAGAGtgtcagtaaagccaaaatggtgAAGTACCTGTTAGAAAACAGTGCTGATCCCAATATACAGGACAAATCTGGGAAAACTGCCCTGATGCACGCTTGCTTAGAAAAAGCTGGTCCAGAAGTTGTTTCTTTGCTCCTAAAGAGCGGGGCTGACCTCAGCTTGCAAGACCATTCTGGTTACTCAGCTCTTGTTTATGCAATAAATGCAGAAGACAGGGAGACCCTGAAAGTTCTCCTTAGTGCTTGCAAGGCAAAGGGGAAAGAGGTCATCATTATAACCACTGCAAAATCACCCTCTGGGAGGCACACTACTAAACAGTACCTAAATGTGCCTCCTGCAGATATCGATGGGTGTCATTCCCCAGCCACCTGCACCACTCCTTCCGAGATAGACATCAAAACAGCCTCATCGCAACTTTCACATTTTTCTGAAACTGAACTGACGCTTTTTGGCTTTAAAGATGGGGAGGCCTGCGGAAGCAGTGATGATACCTGGGAACCAGGTTCCCCTGTGAGGAAGCCTGCAGTGTCCCCTAATGGGCCCAAGCTATCCCAGGGTCCAGCCTGGATCAAAAGTACCCCGTTATTAAAGCACCAGAACAGAGTGGCCTCCTTGCAAGAGGAGTTCCTGGATATTACACCAGAGGAAGAATTCTCCTCcaaaaccaatgggctggcacttTCTAAGCGATTCATCACAAGGCACCAAAGCATTGATGTAAAAGATACTGCGCATTTGCTCAGAACCTTTGATCAGGCTGGTTCAAGGAAGATGTCATATGATGAAATAAATTATCAATCTCTGTTTCCAGATGGCAATCAGCCATGCGCTGAAATTCCTGTTGACCAGGACCCAGACCCTAACCAGACGATATTTACCTCCACCTTGAGAAGCATAGTTCAAAAAAGAAACTCAGGGGCGAATCACTACAGCTCTGATTCCCAGCTCTCAGAAGGCCTTATTCCACCAACTTTAGAAGATGGCAAAGCATTTACAGGAAAAAAGAAGATCCTCTCGCCATCTCCTTCACTGTTGTCAGGCTCCAAAGAATTGTCAGAGACCATCCCCCCAGGGCCCCTGAGCAGGAGAAATCATGCAGTTTTAGAAAGGCGGGGTTCTGGAGCTTTCCCTTTAGATCACAATATTATGCAGACCAGGCCTGGGTTTCTGCCACCCTTAAATGTAAATCCTCACCCTCCCATCTCAGATATCaatgtcaacaataggatttgcaGCCTTCTTTCTTGTGGTCAAAAAGTGCTTATGCCAACAGTTCCTATTTTCCCTaaagaattaaaaagtaaaaaaatgttgttaaggaGACAGTCTTTGCAAACAGAACAAATTAAGCAATTGGTAAATTTTTAA